From Salinibacterium sp. ZJ450, one genomic window encodes:
- a CDS encoding PhoH family protein, whose protein sequence is MAVEKTGSGCLPPGDGVVVTLETPKRQTSQATSAAIQTGERTYVLDTSVLLSDPKAIFRFAEHSVVLPVVVIAELEAKRKDPEIGYFARQALRNLDELRVKHERLDFPISVGEDGGSLRVELNHSNQAVLPSGLQLHDNDSRILAVAQNLANDGLAVTVVSKDLPLRVKAASIGLAAEEYRAEQAVDSGWTGQADIDLSAEQMAQLYDNEQLHSRLVVDMPVNTGLVIHSERGSALGRVAGKGEIKLVRGDRDVFGLHGRSAEQRLAIDLLLDPEIGILSLGGRAGTGKSALALCAGLEAVLERQQHRKIMVFRPLYAVGGQELGFLPGDAAEKMNPWGQAVFDTLGALVSENVLDEVMERGILEVLPLTHIRGRSLHDAFVIVDEAQSLERNVLLTVLSRIGQNSRVVLTHDVAQRDNLRVGRHDGVASVIETLKGHPLFAHITLTRSERSAIAALVTEMLESNELS, encoded by the coding sequence ATGGCCGTCGAGAAGACTGGATCCGGGTGCTTGCCACCCGGGGATGGAGTGGTAGTGACGCTCGAAACCCCCAAGCGACAGACCAGCCAGGCGACATCGGCCGCGATCCAGACGGGGGAGCGCACGTACGTGCTCGACACGTCGGTGCTGCTGAGCGATCCGAAGGCCATCTTCCGCTTCGCAGAACATTCCGTCGTGCTGCCCGTGGTGGTGATCGCCGAGCTAGAAGCCAAACGCAAGGACCCCGAGATCGGGTATTTCGCGCGGCAGGCGCTCCGCAACCTCGACGAGTTGCGCGTGAAGCATGAGCGACTCGATTTTCCGATCTCCGTTGGGGAAGACGGCGGATCACTTCGGGTCGAACTCAACCACTCCAACCAGGCGGTGCTGCCGAGCGGCCTGCAACTGCACGATAACGACTCGCGCATCCTCGCCGTGGCGCAGAACCTGGCGAACGACGGCCTGGCCGTCACCGTGGTGTCGAAGGACCTGCCGCTGCGGGTGAAGGCGGCGTCGATCGGCCTCGCCGCGGAGGAGTACCGGGCCGAGCAGGCCGTCGACTCCGGCTGGACCGGTCAGGCTGACATCGACCTGTCCGCGGAGCAGATGGCGCAGCTCTACGACAACGAGCAGCTGCACTCCCGGCTCGTGGTCGATATGCCGGTGAACACTGGGCTGGTAATCCACTCCGAGCGGGGATCGGCACTCGGCCGCGTGGCCGGCAAGGGCGAGATCAAACTGGTGCGCGGCGACCGGGACGTGTTCGGGTTGCACGGTCGGTCGGCGGAGCAGCGGCTCGCCATCGACCTGCTGCTCGACCCGGAGATCGGCATCCTGTCGCTCGGTGGTCGCGCCGGAACCGGCAAGTCGGCGCTGGCGCTGTGCGCCGGTCTTGAGGCCGTGCTGGAACGCCAGCAGCACCGCAAGATCATGGTGTTCCGTCCGCTCTACGCGGTCGGCGGTCAGGAACTCGGATTCCTCCCCGGCGATGCGGCTGAGAAGATGAACCCGTGGGGTCAGGCGGTGTTCGACACGCTCGGGGCGCTGGTCAGCGAGAACGTGCTCGACGAGGTGATGGAGCGCGGCATCCTCGAGGTGCTTCCGCTCACGCACATTCGTGGGCGTTCGCTGCACGACGCGTTCGTGATCGTGGATGAGGCGCAGTCGCTGGAGCGCAACGTGCTGCTCACCGTGCTCAGCCGGATCGGGCAGAACTCGCGGGTGGTGCTCACCCACGACGTGGCGCAGCGCGACAACCTGCGCGTGGGCCGCCACGACGGCGTCGCCTCGGTGATCGAGACGCTGAAGGGGCACCCGCTGTTCGCCCACATCACCCTCACCCGCTCGGAGCGGTCGGCGATCGCGGCGCTGGTCACCGAGATGCTGGAGAGCAACGAGCTGTCCTAG
- a CDS encoding aminotransferase class V-fold PLP-dependent enzyme: MTAVDEYAASFSEEPGYLDFARVGPIGGIVQAEQQGQQALLSRARFGSLDSLDSQDERMRDAVSALTGFPSDQVVFQTSTGQGLMHAMFGLTGGVALSPAEYPSVTYAAQRASESLGVVTPLWLETDHGRVTPGNLREQLTSTTVAVAVSLVDSRTGYLADLEGIRQVIGDRLLIVDAVQGFGVVDAPYEVADVVVSGGQKWVRAGWGCGFMALSDRASDQLVPVWSGADGAQGDGESLDVVRPPARGAAAFTVSNPDPIAEARFAAALEQIAVVGVSDIRQRISGTVSQIIDIADEFVIPVSSSRDETERAGIVVLQPAPDQLTVLVASLHNHGVTVTTREGTVRVSAHASTNGETLDMLRAAFLSFATLSQG; the protein is encoded by the coding sequence GTGACCGCTGTCGACGAGTATGCGGCGAGCTTCAGCGAAGAACCCGGATACCTCGACTTCGCCCGCGTTGGCCCGATCGGCGGCATCGTCCAAGCGGAACAGCAGGGCCAACAGGCGCTGCTCAGCCGTGCCCGGTTCGGCTCACTGGACTCCTTGGACAGCCAGGACGAACGGATGCGCGACGCCGTCAGCGCGCTGACCGGCTTCCCCTCCGACCAGGTCGTCTTCCAGACCAGCACCGGTCAGGGCCTGATGCACGCCATGTTCGGTCTCACCGGCGGGGTCGCGCTCTCCCCGGCGGAGTACCCCAGCGTCACCTATGCCGCACAGCGGGCATCCGAATCGCTCGGAGTCGTCACCCCGCTGTGGCTGGAAACCGACCACGGTCGCGTCACCCCCGGCAACCTGCGGGAGCAGCTCACCTCCACCACCGTCGCGGTCGCGGTGAGCCTGGTCGACTCCCGCACCGGCTACCTCGCCGACCTCGAGGGCATCCGCCAGGTGATCGGTGATCGGCTGCTGATCGTGGATGCGGTGCAGGGATTCGGCGTCGTGGATGCCCCGTACGAGGTTGCCGACGTGGTGGTGTCTGGCGGACAGAAGTGGGTGCGCGCCGGCTGGGGATGCGGCTTCATGGCGCTCAGCGACCGCGCCAGCGACCAGCTCGTTCCGGTCTGGTCTGGGGCGGATGGCGCGCAAGGTGACGGTGAATCGCTGGATGTGGTGCGCCCGCCGGCGCGCGGTGCCGCAGCCTTCACCGTGTCGAACCCCGACCCGATCGCCGAGGCCCGGTTCGCCGCGGCGCTTGAGCAGATCGCGGTAGTCGGGGTCAGCGACATCCGTCAGCGCATTTCAGGCACGGTGTCTCAAATCATCGACATCGCCGATGAATTTGTGATCCCGGTCAGCTCGTCCAGGGATGAGACCGAGCGGGCCGGCATCGTGGTGCTGCAGCCGGCGCCGGACCAGCTGACCGTTCTGGTGGCATCCCTGCACAACCATGGCGTCACCGTCACCACCCGGGAGGGCACGGTGCGGGTGAGCGCGCACGCCTCCACCAACGGCGAGACGCTGGACATGCTGCGGGCGGCCTTCCTGTCGTTCGCCACTCTCAGCCAGGGTTAA
- a CDS encoding isoprenyl transferase has product MKLRSSAPGRGFLYGLYQKRVRRQLAGQPLPQHVAMIIDGNRRWARQRALETTAHGHRAGAAKMGEFLTWCDDLGIRVATLYLLSNDNLTNRNTTELHELFDIIADLADELSRFRDWRVKHVGTTDGLPPTLVAMLEAAENRTVGNKGLHINLAVGYGGRREISDAVRSIVRQHAEEGGTLEDLGERLTPALIGEHLYTKGQPDPDLVIRTSGEQRLSDFMLWQSAHSEFYFVEALGPDLREVDFLRALRDYGRRQRRYGS; this is encoded by the coding sequence GTGAAGTTGAGGAGTAGCGCGCCGGGCAGAGGCTTCCTGTACGGGCTCTACCAAAAACGGGTACGCCGCCAACTGGCCGGACAGCCCCTGCCGCAGCACGTTGCCATGATCATTGACGGCAACCGTCGCTGGGCCAGGCAGCGCGCGCTCGAGACCACGGCGCACGGCCACCGGGCCGGCGCTGCGAAGATGGGCGAGTTCCTCACCTGGTGTGACGATCTCGGCATCCGGGTCGCGACCCTGTACCTGCTCTCGAACGACAACCTCACCAACCGCAACACCACAGAACTGCACGAACTCTTCGACATCATCGCCGACCTCGCCGATGAGCTGTCCCGCTTCCGAGACTGGCGGGTGAAGCACGTCGGCACCACAGACGGCCTGCCGCCGACCCTGGTCGCCATGCTCGAGGCGGCGGAGAACCGCACCGTAGGCAACAAGGGACTGCACATCAACCTCGCCGTCGGGTACGGCGGTCGCCGGGAGATCTCCGACGCCGTGCGCAGCATCGTGAGGCAACACGCTGAGGAGGGCGGAACGCTTGAAGACCTCGGCGAGCGGCTGACCCCGGCCCTGATCGGTGAGCACCTGTACACGAAGGGCCAGCCGGATCCCGACCTGGTGATCCGCACCTCCGGCGAGCAACGGCTGAGCGATTTCATGCTGTGGCAGAGCGCGCACAGCGAGTTCTACTTCGTTGAGGCGCTCGGCCCCGACCTGCGCGAGGTCGACTTCCTCCGCGCCCTGCGCGACTACGGCCGGCGCCAGCGAAGGTACGGCTCGTGA
- a CDS encoding hemolysin III family protein, protein MSDREKPADSMVDPGAELPSVPLVEDAIAFDTVEARPTWRGWIHAGTFPVALVAGIVLLVVAEGAAAKWSSAVFVVTSLLMFGISATYHRFDWQPKTKRMLKRLDHANIFLLIAGTYTPLAVLALPPSKGQLLLALVWAGTVLGIGFRMFWISAPRWLYVPLYLALGWAAVMYMGDLFQTSATMMLLVIVGGLLYTVGAVIYGVKRPNPFPGKFGFHEIFHTLTVLAFLCHFAAILIVATDPPTF, encoded by the coding sequence ATGAGCGATCGGGAGAAGCCTGCTGATTCGATGGTGGACCCTGGCGCGGAGCTGCCGAGCGTGCCGCTGGTTGAGGATGCGATCGCGTTCGACACGGTCGAGGCGCGGCCGACTTGGCGCGGCTGGATCCACGCCGGCACCTTCCCGGTGGCGCTTGTCGCCGGCATCGTGCTGCTCGTCGTCGCCGAGGGGGCGGCCGCGAAATGGTCATCCGCGGTGTTCGTCGTCACCTCGCTGTTGATGTTTGGGATTTCGGCGACCTACCACCGCTTCGACTGGCAGCCGAAGACCAAGCGGATGCTGAAGCGGCTCGATCACGCCAACATCTTCCTGCTGATCGCCGGCACCTACACGCCGCTCGCGGTGCTGGCGCTGCCGCCGTCGAAGGGGCAGCTGCTGCTGGCCCTGGTCTGGGCGGGCACGGTGCTGGGCATCGGGTTCCGCATGTTCTGGATCTCTGCGCCGCGGTGGCTCTATGTGCCTTTGTACCTGGCGCTCGGCTGGGCCGCCGTGATGTACATGGGCGACTTGTTCCAGACCAGCGCCACGATGATGCTGCTGGTGATCGTGGGCGGGCTGCTCTACACGGTCGGCGCGGTCATCTACGGCGTCAAGCGGCCGAATCCGTTCCCCGGAAAGTTCGGCTTCCACGAGATCTTCCACACCCTGACAGTGCTGGCGTTCCTCTGCCACTTCGCCGCGATTCTCATCGTGGCAACCGACCCGCCGACGTTCTAG
- the mca gene encoding mycothiol conjugate amidase Mca: MTLRLLAVHAHPDDESSKGAATDAYYLSRGARVMVVSCTGGEAGSILNDGLDARHHADRDIAGLRRHEMNRARQALGVEHRWLGFSDSGLPDEGESIAANSFAALPVQVAAEPLVRLVRDFRPHVIVSYDENGGYPHPDHIRAHEVTMRAWEASADPSQYPDAGEPWSISKFYYDRTFNGERARAMRDALRAALPDAPITGALDEMIARWDLRGSDATTHIECAEFFDVRDAALRSHASQVAPDSAFFFWPNDIQRDAWPYEDFLLAHSRVESTLPENDLFAGIIDEETVA, translated from the coding sequence GTGACCCTGCGCCTGCTTGCGGTCCATGCCCATCCCGACGATGAGTCGAGCAAGGGCGCCGCGACTGACGCCTACTACCTGAGCCGCGGCGCGCGCGTGATGGTGGTGAGCTGCACCGGGGGTGAGGCCGGCAGCATCCTGAACGACGGTCTCGACGCCCGTCATCACGCCGACCGCGACATCGCGGGCCTGCGCCGGCACGAGATGAACCGGGCGCGGCAGGCGCTCGGCGTCGAACACCGCTGGCTCGGCTTCAGCGACAGCGGACTGCCCGATGAGGGCGAGTCGATCGCGGCGAACTCGTTTGCGGCCTTGCCGGTTCAGGTCGCGGCCGAGCCGCTGGTGCGGCTGGTGCGCGATTTCCGCCCGCACGTGATCGTCAGCTACGACGAGAACGGCGGCTACCCGCATCCCGACCACATCCGCGCCCACGAGGTCACCATGCGCGCGTGGGAGGCGTCGGCCGATCCGAGCCAGTATCCGGATGCCGGTGAGCCCTGGTCGATCAGCAAGTTCTACTACGACCGGACCTTCAACGGCGAGCGCGCCCGCGCCATGCGCGACGCCCTGCGTGCGGCTCTGCCGGATGCCCCGATCACCGGCGCGCTCGACGAGATGATCGCACGCTGGGACCTGCGTGGATCCGATGCGACCACGCACATCGAGTGCGCCGAGTTCTTCGACGTGCGTGATGCAGCGCTGCGCTCGCACGCCAGCCAGGTGGCCCCGGATTCGGCGTTCTTCTTCTGGCCCAACGACATCCAGCGCGACGCCTGGCCCTACGAGGACTTCCTGCTTGCGCACTCCCGTGTTGAGAGCACCCTGCCCGAGAACGATTTGTTCGCGGGAATCATCGATGAGGAGACCGTGGCATGA